Sequence from the Streptomyces sp. NBC_00440 genome:
TCTCAAGGGAGGCTTCCCCGAAGTGGACACGGCAACAGAGGCCGTACGGAAATCCGCGGCTCGCCTGACCGCCAAACTGGGCGGAGTGCAGCGGTGATCCGCGCGAGGCCCTGGCTGGACGGGATCACCCCCTACCGGCCCGGCCGTCAGGCACTGACCGCAGCAGGATCGATGGCCTCCAACGAGTCGCCTCTCGGGGCCAGCCCCAGGGTGGCAGCGGCGGTGGCCGAAGCGGTGACCGGAGCCCATCAGTATCCGGACCCGCTGGCGACGGATCTCCGGCAGCGGCTGGCCGAGTTGCACGAGGTCAGCGTTGAGCACATTCTCGTGGGCAATGGATCCGACGAGTTGATATTCCTGTTGGCCTGGGCCTACCTGGCTCACGGCGGGCAGGCCGTGTGCGCCGATCCGGCCTACCGCGTGGACGAGATCAGCAGCCAGGTGGTCGACGCGCGTCTCACCAGGATCCCCCTGCGGAACTGGACCCACGACCTGTCGGCCATGGCCGACGTGGCGGCCGACATCGCCTATGTGGTCAACCCGCACAATCCCACCGGGACGACGCTGGGACTGCAGGCGATCGAATCGTTCGTCGCACGCGCGCAGAGCCGCCTCGTCGTGGTCGACGAGGCGTATATCGACTTCACCGACGACCCGGCCGCCACGAGTGCCATCCCGCTCGCCCGCCAGGGCAAGGCGGCCGTACTGCGCACCTTCTCCAAGGTGCACGGTCTCGCCGGCCTGCGCGTCGGCTATCTCGTGGCGGACCCGGCGATCATCGACACACTGCGAACCGTCCGCGCCCCGTTCTCCGTCGGTGGCCTGGCCCAGGCCGCGGCCTGCGCGGCCCTCGACGACCACGCGCATTACCAGGCCGTACGACGGCATACGATGCAGCACCGTGCGGCACTGGCCGACCTGTTCACATCCGCCGGCTACGACGTCGTACCCTCACAGGCCAATTTCGTCCTCGTCAGGGCAAGGGACGAGGACCACCTCGTCGCTCGACTCGCCGAGCACGGTGTCTCGGTACGGCCGGGCAGCGCCCTCGGCGCCCCCGGCACCGTCCGGATCAGCGTGCCCTCACTCCCCGGCATGGCCCTGGTCGAGCGAGCTCTCGCCATGCCCTGACGGCTGGGGACCACAGGGATGACCCCGTCGCCCGTACTGGAGGTCAGTCAACCGCGCTCATCCGGGACGCGGTCGGCACGGCCTGCCCGCTGAGGAGGCGTCCCGCGCCCGGCACCGTCGGAGTCAGGCCGAGTTCGGTCAGCAGGCGGAACGTCGTAGCCGTCGCCGCGGACAGCACCGGGATGCCGCACTCGTCCTCGACTGCCTGGATCGCGTCCAGGGACGGCATCTGCACGCAGGCCGACAGGACCAACGCGTCCGCGTTGCTCAGGTCGAGGCGCTTGTAGTGGTCGCGGAGGTCCGCGGGGTCGAGGCGGGCGACGGCGAGGTTGTCGGGGACCTCCAGGCTGAGGGAATCGACCACATCGATACCGGCGGACTCGATGTACTGCGTGACGAGCGAGGTCAGCGGCTTCATGTACGGGGTGACGACGGCGACCCGCCGGGCGCCCAGCGCGGCGATCCCGTCCAGGAGTGCGCCGGCACTGGAGACGACGGGGGCCTTGGCGCCCTGCTCCCGGAGCACGGAAGTGATCTGGTCCTCCGCCGTGCAGTGGTGGCCCGGGCCCTGCGCCATGATCGCGACCAGGCAGGCGGTGGCCACCACGTCCGGCTGGGCGTCGGCCAGTTCGAGAGCGGCGCGTTCCGTCTGCGCGTTCATGCCGCGAAGTTCCTCGGGCGTGACCTGCCGCATACGCATGCGGCTGCTGTGGAAGACGAAGCGGTCGCCCTGCCCGGCATCCTCGCGGGCCCGCAGCATGCGCGGGACCTCGGTCTCCATCGTCAGGTTCGAGCTGGGCACGATCATCCCGATGTGGTGCGTGGGCATGTACTTCCTCCATCAAAAGTCCGGACACGTACGAATTTGGCTGTGGTGAGCCCCGAATGCTCGGCAGAGGCGGGGCAGCGGGGCGGTTGAGGGAGTCAGGAGCTGCGGGCCAGCTGCTCCCAGTGGTCGGCGAGGCGTGTCAGCTCCCGGACGATCTCCTCGCGCCGTTCGGGGGCGTAGGGCTGCAGCAGCTGCTCGTCCAGCTCACGCGCCCGCGTGTTCGCCGTCTCGACCACCTCTCGCCCCTCGTCCGTCAGGTGCAGCAGCTTGCGCCGTGCGTCGGCGGGCGAGGGGGTGCGGGCGAGCAGCCCTCGGTTTTCGAGGCGCCGTGCGATGTCTGCCATGGTGGACGTGTCGAGGGCGGAGAGCGCGGCCAGGGAGCTCTGGTCGAGCCCCGGGTTGGCCTCGGCGATCTGCAACACCGCGAACTGCGGGCCCGTGAGTGTCGCGTCGACGCTGCGCACCCAGACCGCCAGATACGCCTGGTAGAGGCGCCGGGACTGGAATCCGGGCGCTTCGACGAGTCGACGTGGAGCAGCGGGGGCGTCAGTGGCCGCCGTGGAGTCAGTCATAGGCCAACTTTCCCACGGACGCGCGCTCTTCAGCGGGGTGGGGAGCCGCTAGGGCATCACGGAGCAGGGCGAGGGAGGTGTCCGGGTTGTCCCAGAAGACCATGTGGCCGGCGTCCGGCACGCGGATCAGGCGGGCGGCGGGAAGCGAACTGGCGGCCTCGGCGGCTCCTTCGGCCGTCACGACCGGGCTGTCAGCTCCGTACATGAGGGTTGTCGGGGTATTCGCGCCGATCCGCGGCCACCAGTCGAAGAAGTCCTCGCTCTCGAACCCCTCGTGCGTGGCGGTGATCGCCACGTCGCCACAACTGCTCAGCCATCGCGCGCGCAGTTCCTGTTCGCGGCGGGGCCAGGACGGCCAGGAGCGGGCGACCTCGTCGGCGTCCGTGCCGCGCCGGGCCTCTTGCAGCTGGTTCGCGAACGCCGTCAGCGGGGTCGGGTACGGGCCGCGTCCCGGCCCCGACATCGGTGGGTCGACGATTACCGTGCCGCGCAGCGGTACCCGTGCGCGTACGGCCACGACCGTGGCGATGCGGGCACCCATCGAGTGCCCCAGCAGCAAGGGGTGATCGAGGCCGAGCTGTTCGACGACGGCCTCGGCGTCGGCCGCGTAATCGTCCAGCGCATAGCTGTCACCGTCGTCGGACAGGCCCCGGCCACGTACGTCCAGGACGACCGGGCGTACGGGACCGGTCAGGGCGCGGGCCACGAAGTCCATGGTCACGGCGGGGGAGGTGATTCCGGGCAGGATCAGCACCGGAACGCCGTCGCCGCCGTAGTCCAGGGCGTGCAGGCGCAGGCCGCCGTGGTGGGCCCAGCGGCTGCGGGCGGGGATGTCGGCGAGGTCGGCGAGTGCCGGCTGGGTGAGCGAGCGCTGGTTCATGGTGCGGGAGTCCTCACTGTGCGGTGGGGAGTTCGGCGAGGTAGCCGAGGGCGTCGGCCTGGTCGATGACGTCGCCGTACTTGGCCTGGATGTCGAAGAGGGCAGCGTCGTGCGGTCCCTGGGCGCGGTCGCCGACGGCGTCGCTCGGCACCAGCACCTGGAACCCGGACTGGACGGCGTCGACGGCGGTGGCGCGCACGCAGCCGCTGGTCGTGGCCCCGCACACCACGGCCGTGTCCCGGCCGAGGGCCGTGAGCTGCGCGGAGAGCGAGGTGCCGAAGAACGCGGATGCCCCCTTCTTCACCACGAGCACGTCCCCGTCCCGGTACGGCAGCCGGGGGTCGAGCGCGACCGCGTCGCTGCCTTCGCGCAGGGCGCGCATACCGGTCGCCTTGTCCAGCCAGGCGACGGAGCGGCCGTCGGCCTCGGCGGGCGTGTAGCTGATCGCCGTGAAGATCACGGGCACACCGGCTTCGCGCGCTGCCTCGATGAGCTGGGTCGTGGCGGCGACGGTCGCGGTGAGGTCGCTGCCGGTCGGGAAGTCGGCTTCGGTGAAGCCGCGGGTGAGATCGACGACGACCAGGGCGGGCCGGGTGCCGCGGGGCACGGGGCTGCCGAAGCCGGCCCGTTCGTAGACGGAGTCGGTCCGTCGGCCGTAGCGCGCGGTCATGGGGTCCTCACATCGGGGGTGTCAGCGGCGGGAGAAGGCACGGGTGATCAGCCAGCCTTGGAACATCCCGGCGGCGAAGGCCGCCACGACGGGTGCGTAGCGGGTGGCCGTGGGGCCGACGAGGAGCGCCAGTCCGTCGAGTTCGGGTGCTGTGGCAGCTGTGGCAGGTGTGGGCGCCGGGCTTCGGGCGGCGCCGGTGGTGGTGCTGCCCGTGCTGCCCGTGGCGATGGCCGGGCTGCCGGACAGCTGCCCCACCAGGTTCTGGGCGAACTGCCGCAGCAGGCGGTCGGAGACCGTCACGATGGCACCCTTGCCGAACTGGGCGATCTTGCCGCGGATGACCAGGTCGGTCGAGATCCGCAACAGCGACCCCGAGCCGTCGGGAGCCTCCGCCACCTCCAGGTCGACTGCGGCCTCGGCATCGCCGCTGCCGTGGACGTCGGCGCCGCTGGCCTGCAGCCGCAGGCGACGTGCCTCCGGGTCGGATTCGAGGAACCGCACCGTCCCCGCGTAACCGGCCGTGATCGGCCCGACCTTGACCTTGACCGTGCCGCGCCAGGCGTCGCCGTCGAGTCCTTCGAGGGCCGCGCCCGGCATACAGGCGGCCACCCGCTCCACCTCGTTGAGGAGCTTGAACACGGCATCGGGTGCTGCCTGCACCGCGATCTCGTTGGTGAGGATCACTGGACGTTTCCTTTCTGGTGCCCGCGCCGGGCTGTGGCGCAGTGCTCGACCGCGTCGACGATGGTCTGGTAGCCGGTGCAGCGGCACAGGTTGGAGGAAACGGCCTCGCGGATCTCCTTACGGTCCGCGTCCGGGTTCTCCGCGAGGAAGCCCTCGGCGAGCATGAGGAAGCCGGGGGTGCAGAAGCCGCACTGGAGTCCGTGCCGATCGGCGAATGCCTGTTGGAGATCGCTGAGCCGGCTGTCGCCGGAGAGCGACTCGACGGTGCGGACCTGCTTTCCTTCCGCCTGCACGGCGAACATGAGGCAGGAGCGGGCCGGACGTCCGTCGACGAGTACGGTGCACGCCCCGCAGATGCCGTGTTCGCAGGCCAGGTGGGTGCCCGTGAGCCCGAGGTCGTGGCGGAGGGTGTCGGCGAGGGTGCGGCGCGAGTCCAGGACGACCTCACGCGCCGTGCCGTTCACGGTGAGGCTGACCAGCTGGTGGTCCGTGGAGTTGCTGCTCATGCTTGTGCGGACTCCTTGTGCTTGTAGGCCGCTTGTTCCAGGGAGAGCTGGATCTGCTCCGGACGGATGGGGGTGTTCTCCAGCTCCACGCCGGTGGGGCGCAGGGCGTCGTTGACGGCGTTGAGCACGGCGGCGGGGGCACCGATGGTGCCGCCCTCGCCGGCGCCCTTCGCGCCCGTCTCGGTGATCAGGGAGGGAGTCTCCAGGTGGTGGATGGTGATGTCCGGGATCTCGGCCGCGGTGGGCATCTTGTACTCCATGAATCCGGTGCACTCGGGGTCGCCCTGGGCGTCGTAGGTGACGTGTTCGTACAGCGCCCCGGCGATCCCCTGGGCGATGCCGCCGCGGCACTGGCCCTCCACGACCGTGGGGTTGATGGCGACGCCGCAGTCCTCCACACAGACGTACCGCAGGATCTCGACCTGGCCGGTGCCCTCGTGCAGCTCCACGACGACGCCGTGAGTGGCGTTGGAGAAGGTGCCGTCGCTCAGGGTGTCGAACGACGCGGTGGCCGTCAGGCCAGGTTCCGTTCCGGCGGGCAGCAGGTCCGCCCGCAGGTAGGCGACCTCGGCCAACTCGACGTGCGTCAGGCCGCGTTCGGGGTCGTCCCGTAGCCGCACCCGGCCCTTGTCGAGAACGGTGTCCTCGTACGGGACATCCAGCAGGGCTGCCGCGAGGGCGCGCAGCTGCTCGCCCAGCTTTCCCGCGGCGCGGCGTACCGCGCTGCCGCCGATGGCGATGGAACGGCTGGCGAAGGTCCCCCAGCCGTAAGCGATCCGTTCGGTGTCGCCCTGGTGCAGCTTGACCTTGTGCAGCTCCAGGCCCAGCTCGTCGGCGGCGATCTGGGCCATCGTCGTCTCATGGCTCTGCCCGTGGCTGATGGTGCCGGTCGTGACGGTGAGCGCGCCGGTGGTGTCCATCCGTACCTCGGCGAGGTCGAAGCCCGGCACCACCTTCATCCTGCGTTGCGCGAAGGCGGCGGTGCCGTACCCGGTGCGCTCGCTGAAGCAGGAGTATCCGATACCCAAGTGGCGTCCCTGTTCCGCCGCTTCGGCCTGGCGCGCGTACCAGCCCTCGTCCCGCAGCGACTTCTCGCACAGGTCGAGCGACTCCAGGTACGAGCCGGGGTCGTACGTGATGTTGTTGACGCCGGTGTACGGGAATTCGGTGATGACGTTACGGCGGCGGATCTCGACCGGATCCATGCCGAGTTCACGGGCGGCACGCTCGAAGACCCGCTCGACGGCCATCACGTACTGGGGGCGGCTGACACCCCGGTAGGGGGCCGTCGGTGCCTTGTTGGTGGTGATCGCCCGGCCTCGCACCCGGTAGGCGGGGATGCGGTAGACGCCGGGCATCTCGGACGAGGCCATCAGCGGCTCGATGCCCACGGTGAACGGGTAGCAGGAGTAGGCGCCCATGTCGCAGACCACATCGGCGTCAAGGGCCAGGATGTGCCCGTCGGAGTCGAACGCGGCGCGCAGGCTGTAGTGCTGCTCGCGGGCCAGGAAGGACGCGGTCAGCGCGTCCTTGCGGTCCTCGATCCACTTCACCGCCCGCCCCAGGCGCATGGCTGCCGCGCCGACAGCGATCTCCTCGCGGCCCACCACGCACTTGATGCCGAAGCCGCCACCCATGTCGGGCACCACCACCCGTACGGCTCGCTCGTCCAGGCCCATGCAGTTCGCCATCACGGTCCGCACCTGGTGGGGGATCTGCGTGCACGTGTGCACCACCAACTGCTCCTCGCGCGCGTCCCATTGGGCCAGAGCGCCACGGGTCTCCAACGGCAGGGCGTTCTGCCGCCCGGTCCGCGACTCGACGCGTACGGTGCACGGGGCGTCGGCGAAGATCCGGTCGATGCCCTCCGTCGCGAAGAGGGACACGTCCAGCAGTGTGTTGCCCGGGGCCTCTTCGTGGACGAGCGGTGCGCCAGGAGCCAGTGCCGTGCCCTCGTTCAGGATCGGCGGGAACACGTCGTAGACAGCCTTGGCGGCCTCGATGCCGTCCTCCGCCGCGTACGGGTCCTCGGCGATCACGATCGCGATGGGTTCACCGACGAAGCGCACCCGGTCGCGGGCGAGTACCGGCATCTCGGTGGGCACGTACTCCTCGGGGGGACGGTGCAGACCGGCGGTGATCGCGCTCAGGTCCAGGTCATCGGCGGTGAACGCGGCCACCACTCCGGGCACTTCGCGCACCGCGGACAGGTCGAGGGAGGTGAGCCGGCCCGACGCGACACTCGACCGGACGAACTGGGCGTGGAGCATGCGCGGCAGCTGGATGTCGTCGACGAACCGGCCGCGCCCGGTCAGCAGCCGTGGATCCTCGCGGCGCGGGACGGCGGTACCGACCAGGGGGGAAGGGGCCGTATCGGTGCGGTTCATCGGGACATCGCCTCCTCGCAGGCCTGTATGACCAATCGGCGGGTGAGGATCCGCCGGTACTGTGCGGTGCCGTTGCCGTCACCCGGCGGGTCGATCGCAGCGGCGGCGGCCTCGGCACAGGCCGCGAACAGCACGTCTTCGGACCCGCCCCGGGCGAGTGCCTCCTCCGCTTCGGGCACCTGTACCGGCGCCGGGGCGACGCCGCCGAGCGCCACCCGCCCGCCGCGCACGGCGCCGTTCTCCACGTCCAGATCGACGGCGGCCACCACGATGCCGAAGTCCCCCTTGCGCTCGGCGAATTCGGTGAGCGCCGCATGAGGTGCCGGGTGCGGGAACACCAGCTCGGTGATGAGCTCGTCGGGTTCGAGCGCGGTGCTGAAGAAGCCGTAGAAGAAGTCGCCGGCGGTGATGGTGCGGGTGCCCCGGGGGCCTCGGGCCACGATCCGCGCGTCGAGCAGGACGGCGAGCAGGCACCACTCGGCGGTGCTGTCTCCGTGGGCGATGCTGCCGCCGACGGTGCCGCGGGTACGGATCGGCAGGTGACCGACCCATCGCATGGCGTCCCTCAGCACGGCGAAACCGGCCCCCAACTGCGCTTCGTCCGCCGTCTCGACCGCGTGGTGGGTGGTGAGGGCGCCGATGCGCAGCCCGTCGGGGCCGTGCCGGAACCCGGTCAGGCCCTCGCTCTCGGGGAGGCTGCCGATGTCCACCAGGTGCCGGGGCCGCGCGAGCCGGTAGTTCATCATGGCGATGAGGCTCTGGCCGCCCGCCAGCAGCTTGGCTTCGTCACCCAGCTCGGCGAGCAGCCGGGCGGCGTCCTCGGCCGATCGCGCGCGGTGGTAGGTAAAGGGGGCGGGTTTCATGGCCCTCCTCTCATCGTGCTCGGATACGGGTCAGATGGTGGGCCGGGCGGGCTCGGCGGACGGGCCGGCCGAGCGG
This genomic interval carries:
- a CDS encoding SRPBCC family protein, with the translated sequence MILTNEIAVQAAPDAVFKLLNEVERVAACMPGAALEGLDGDAWRGTVKVKVGPITAGYAGTVRFLESDPEARRLRLQASGADVHGSGDAEAAVDLEVAEAPDGSGSLLRISTDLVIRGKIAQFGKGAIVTVSDRLLRQFAQNLVGQLSGSPAIATGSTGSTTTGAARSPAPTPATAATAPELDGLALLVGPTATRYAPVVAAFAAGMFQGWLITRAFSRR
- a CDS encoding isochorismatase family protein — encoded protein: MTARYGRRTDSVYERAGFGSPVPRGTRPALVVVDLTRGFTEADFPTGSDLTATVAATTQLIEAAREAGVPVIFTAISYTPAEADGRSVAWLDKATGMRALREGSDAVALDPRLPYRDGDVLVVKKGASAFFGTSLSAQLTALGRDTAVVCGATTSGCVRATAVDAVQSGFQVLVPSDAVGDRAQGPHDAALFDIQAKYGDVIDQADALGYLAELPTAQ
- a CDS encoding (2Fe-2S)-binding protein → MSSNSTDHQLVSLTVNGTAREVVLDSRRTLADTLRHDLGLTGTHLACEHGICGACTVLVDGRPARSCLMFAVQAEGKQVRTVESLSGDSRLSDLQQAFADRHGLQCGFCTPGFLMLAEGFLAENPDADRKEIREAVSSNLCRCTGYQTIVDAVEHCATARRGHQKGNVQ
- a CDS encoding MarR family winged helix-turn-helix transcriptional regulator: MTDSTAATDAPAAPRRLVEAPGFQSRRLYQAYLAVWVRSVDATLTGPQFAVLQIAEANPGLDQSSLAALSALDTSTMADIARRLENRGLLARTPSPADARRKLLHLTDEGREVVETANTRARELDEQLLQPYAPERREEIVRELTRLADHWEQLARSS
- a CDS encoding xanthine dehydrogenase family protein molybdopterin-binding subunit, whose product is MNRTDTAPSPLVGTAVPRREDPRLLTGRGRFVDDIQLPRMLHAQFVRSSVASGRLTSLDLSAVREVPGVVAAFTADDLDLSAITAGLHRPPEEYVPTEMPVLARDRVRFVGEPIAIVIAEDPYAAEDGIEAAKAVYDVFPPILNEGTALAPGAPLVHEEAPGNTLLDVSLFATEGIDRIFADAPCTVRVESRTGRQNALPLETRGALAQWDAREEQLVVHTCTQIPHQVRTVMANCMGLDERAVRVVVPDMGGGFGIKCVVGREEIAVGAAAMRLGRAVKWIEDRKDALTASFLAREQHYSLRAAFDSDGHILALDADVVCDMGAYSCYPFTVGIEPLMASSEMPGVYRIPAYRVRGRAITTNKAPTAPYRGVSRPQYVMAVERVFERAARELGMDPVEIRRRNVITEFPYTGVNNITYDPGSYLESLDLCEKSLRDEGWYARQAEAAEQGRHLGIGYSCFSERTGYGTAAFAQRRMKVVPGFDLAEVRMDTTGALTVTTGTISHGQSHETTMAQIAADELGLELHKVKLHQGDTERIAYGWGTFASRSIAIGGSAVRRAAGKLGEQLRALAAALLDVPYEDTVLDKGRVRLRDDPERGLTHVELAEVAYLRADLLPAGTEPGLTATASFDTLSDGTFSNATHGVVVELHEGTGQVEILRYVCVEDCGVAINPTVVEGQCRGGIAQGIAGALYEHVTYDAQGDPECTGFMEYKMPTAAEIPDITIHHLETPSLITETGAKGAGEGGTIGAPAAVLNAVNDALRPTGVELENTPIRPEQIQLSLEQAAYKHKESAQA
- a CDS encoding alpha/beta fold hydrolase, translated to MNQRSLTQPALADLADIPARSRWAHHGGLRLHALDYGGDGVPVLILPGITSPAVTMDFVARALTGPVRPVVLDVRGRGLSDDGDSYALDDYAADAEAVVEQLGLDHPLLLGHSMGARIATVVAVRARVPLRGTVIVDPPMSGPGRGPYPTPLTAFANQLQEARRGTDADEVARSWPSWPRREQELRARWLSSCGDVAITATHEGFESEDFFDWWPRIGANTPTTLMYGADSPVVTAEGAAEAASSLPAARLIRVPDAGHMVFWDNPDTSLALLRDALAAPHPAEERASVGKLAYD
- the hisC gene encoding histidinol-phosphate transaminase, yielding MIRARPWLDGITPYRPGRQALTAAGSMASNESPLGASPRVAAAVAEAVTGAHQYPDPLATDLRQRLAELHEVSVEHILVGNGSDELIFLLAWAYLAHGGQAVCADPAYRVDEISSQVVDARLTRIPLRNWTHDLSAMADVAADIAYVVNPHNPTGTTLGLQAIESFVARAQSRLVVVDEAYIDFTDDPAATSAIPLARQGKAAVLRTFSKVHGLAGLRVGYLVADPAIIDTLRTVRAPFSVGGLAQAAACAALDDHAHYQAVRRHTMQHRAALADLFTSAGYDVVPSQANFVLVRARDEDHLVARLAEHGVSVRPGSALGAPGTVRISVPSLPGMALVERALAMP
- a CDS encoding FAD binding domain-containing protein, whose amino-acid sequence is MKPAPFTYHRARSAEDAARLLAELGDEAKLLAGGQSLIAMMNYRLARPRHLVDIGSLPESEGLTGFRHGPDGLRIGALTTHHAVETADEAQLGAGFAVLRDAMRWVGHLPIRTRGTVGGSIAHGDSTAEWCLLAVLLDARIVARGPRGTRTITAGDFFYGFFSTALEPDELITELVFPHPAPHAALTEFAERKGDFGIVVAAVDLDVENGAVRGGRVALGGVAPAPVQVPEAEEALARGGSEDVLFAACAEAAAAAIDPPGDGNGTAQYRRILTRRLVIQACEEAMSR
- a CDS encoding maleate cis-trans isomerase family protein, whose protein sequence is MPTHHIGMIVPSSNLTMETEVPRMLRAREDAGQGDRFVFHSSRMRMRQVTPEELRGMNAQTERAALELADAQPDVVATACLVAIMAQGPGHHCTAEDQITSVLREQGAKAPVVSSAGALLDGIAALGARRVAVVTPYMKPLTSLVTQYIESAGIDVVDSLSLEVPDNLAVARLDPADLRDHYKRLDLSNADALVLSACVQMPSLDAIQAVEDECGIPVLSAATATTFRLLTELGLTPTVPGAGRLLSGQAVPTASRMSAVD